Genomic window (Candidatus Effluviviaceae Genus I sp.):
CGCTGATCCCGCCGACGAACGAGTGCATCGCGACGACCGACGCCACGCCGACGATGATGCCGAAGAGGGTGAGCCCCGAGCGCAGCTTGTGCGTCCGGATGGACGAGAGCCCTCCCAGC
Coding sequences:
- a CDS encoding ABC transporter permease — its product is MNLLESVLGGLSSIRTHKLRSGLTLFGIIVGVASVVAMHSFVGGIS